The Imtechella halotolerans DNA window AACTGAGAGTGATGCAAAGGCAATCCTCAATGGGGTTTATAGCCAAATTATTTCGTTCTCAAATGCTTACTATTATATGTATTCCGAACTTATACCTGGGGCTTTAAGTGGTTCTATGAGCACCATTGGGTTTGGTTCTGCTGCAGAGTTTGCTACAAACTCTTTGCTTTATGAAAATTCTCATGTTGAGAATTTTTGGTTGATTAAGTACAGAGTAATGGATGCAGCTAATAATACTATTAAGCTAGTTGGTGAACTTCCAGATTCCGAATTTACAGGGAATAATAAGAATGAAATTATTGGAGAGGCCCATTTTTTAAGAGCTATGGCAACCTTCGATCTTTTGCGTTATTTTGGTGAGTTTTATGATGTAAATAGCCCCTACGGAATAATTGTACGTACTACACCTGTGAATTTTGTGACAAGGAATAAGGAACGTAGTACTGTTTTAGAAACATATTCCCAAATCCTATTAGATTTGGATTACGCAATTGCAAATGCACCTGAATTTTCAGTTTCTTTTAGAGCTTCCAAATTGGCGGCAAAGGCACTTAAAGCTCGAGTTTTATTGTTTATGGGGAATCCCGAGGAAGCTGCATTTGTGGCTGACGAAGTTATATCATCACCTTTACGCTCTTTAGAAGGTACTTTTGAACAGGTCTTTAATAAAGGATTAAATTCAAATGAAATGATATTAATGACTCATCGGAATGCTGATTCAGATACAGAAGACAACAATAGGAAGCGTTTTTATTCTGGCAGAACAGGAACTACGTGGCTGCCGGCTATTATGAATGGTGATCCCAGAGTTCCATTGACATATAGTGGTCAGAACATTTTAAAAGTGAATCATGTCAATACATATAGGCCAACCTATTTTATTCGTTTGGCGGAAATGTACTTAATAAAGGCAGAAGGATTGGCTTTTTCAAATTTGGCAAGTTTAGAAGAAATTCAAGAACCACTTAATGTAGTAAGGCTCCGCGCTGGAATAGGAGAGTCTCAAGCCGTAACAATTCAAGAGGTTAAAGAAGAAATCTTTAATGAATATGTAAGGGAATTGGTTTTTGAAAATGGGAGTGAGTGGTTTTCAGCTATTAGGTTTAATAAAATAATGGACTTAAAACCACAGATCACTTCTAGTAATCAATTTATTCTGCCAATACCGGAAAGTGAAATTTCTGGAAATGCTAAGGTTACTTTATCTGATCAAAACCCAGGTTATTAATCCACTTTATAGTTTTATCCCAAGCTTCGTTCTAAGAGTGAATGAGGCTGGGTTTTCCATTTGACTCATATGGATATCATATAGGTCTACAATACTATTAAATAAACTAAACAATTATTATGAATAAATTCATTCAAACTCTTATCGCGCTGGTTGCGATACTAATGCTACTTCCGGCTATAATGACTGGCCAAGGTTATAATTCTCCAATCCCAATAGATAATACTGTGGTTCATGGAAAACTACAAAATGGTCTTACTTATTATATTAAACATAATGCCCAAACCCAGCATAAGGCTGAACTACGTCTGGTTCTTAATGTAGGCTCAACGCTGGAAACAGATGCTCAGCAAGGGATAGCACATTTTTTAGAACATATGGCCTTTAACGGCACAAAACACTTTAAAAAAAATGATCTTATTAAATATTTGGAAAGTCTAGGTGTTCAATTTGGAGCTGATTTAAATGCACATACAGGATTTGATGAAACGGTATATAAATTAACACTTCCAACTAATAATGAAACTGTATTTGATAATGGATTGCAAATTTTACGTGATTGGGCTGATGGTATAACTTTGGATGAAATAGATATAGATGAAGAAAGAGGGGTTATTATAGAAGAAATGAGGGGTAGATTAACTGGGCCTCAAAGATTATTTACAAACTATATACCCTTGTTAGTCAATGATGCTCGACATGCATACAGATTTCCTATTGGAAAAGAAGATGTTGTAAAAAACGCCCCGTACTCGGAATTCAAAAATTTTTATGATACCTGGTATAGGCCAGATTTAATGTCTGTGATTATAGTGGGAGATATTAATGTGGAAGAAACTAAAAATAAAATTGTTGAATATTTTGGAGGGATGGAAATGCCTGTAAATGCAAAAGATAGACAATATTATAATATACCTGATCATGAAGGAATTAAAGTAGGGGTCTTTAAAGACAAGGAGGTGGAGAATGTCCAGCTTTATGTTTATTTTAAAAAGGAGGATAAGCCTGTTTTGACTTTGGGAGACTATCGTGAACAATTGATTGAAAGACTATTTAGTGGCATGCTCAATCAGAGAATTTTAGAGGAGATGGAAAAGGGAGAAGCGCCTTTGTTTAAGGTAAGTGCGGGAATTGGCCGAATGCTTGCCAATAAAGATGCGTATCATATTACCGCCTCCTTAAATGAAAATAATATCTATGATGGAGTCATTTTCGCTTTACAGGAAGGGGAACGAGTAAGGCGTTTTGGATTTACACAACCTGAGTTGGACCGATATAAAGAACAGTTGCTTAATTTGGCTGATTTAAATCGTATGGAGGAAGGGAAAATTAACTCACGTACATATGTAGAGCAATATGTTGATCATTTTACATTCAATACTCCAGTACCAGGCAATGAATTTATTTACCATTTTTACAAAAGTAATCTCCCAGAGATTTCTTTAGATGAAGTGAATGCAATAGCTCAGAAATGGATTGTTAAAGATAATGTCAGTCTTGTATTGACAGGACCAGAAAGCCCAAAGGTAGCTTATCCGACTGAAGGTGAATTGATAGATCTATTACAATCATTTGATAAGGTTGAGTTGGATCCATATGTAGATGAATTGGCAAAAAATAAAATAATGGAGGATCTCCCTAAGGTGGGAGAAATACTTGCAACAAAGTATAACCAAGATTTGAATATTACAGAACTTATTTTAGAAAATGGGGTTACGGTAATTCTTAAGCCAACGCTACTCCAAAATAGCATTGTTAATATGAGTGGCTTTAGAGATGGCGGAAGTTCCTTGGCAGAGGATAAGGATTACGTCAGTGCTCGATATGCAGGAGAAATTATTAACGAAAGTGGAGTAAATGGAATATCAAAAAGCGGTATAAATAAGCTAACTATGGGAAAAGCTGTAAAAATAAGGCCATTTATTAATTTTTATGAGGAACTTATTTCGGGAGCAAGTGCTACGGCTGATATAGAGACTTTGCTTCAATTGACCCATCTATATTTTACAAACCCAAATAAAGATGAGCGGGTTTTTGAACTTTATAAAGATAAACAGATTGCTATGGTTCAAAATGATGGTATTAATCCTTCCAATTATTTTTTCAAACAAATTGCGATTGAAACTAGTGGAAATCATCTAAGAGCAGTTCCATTATCAAGTAATCAGATTGTTGAGGAATTAGATCTGGAAAAATCTGTCAGCTTTTATAATGAACGATTTTCTAGTGCTTTTGGATTCACATTTATATTTGTTGGAAACTTTGATATTGAAAAAATTAAACCTCTTATAGCTCAGTATATTGCTAGTTTACCAGGCCATCAAATAGCAACTAAATCTAAGGATATAGGATTGCGATACACCCAGGGGAACAATAAGGTATATTTTAAAGGAACTGAGGCAAAAGCAGATGTGCAACTACGTTTTAATGGAGGAATTAGGATTGATGAAGATACGGAGGATATGATGAATGCCTTGGCGAGTTTGGTGAAGCTAAAACTCTATGAAGAACTACGGGAAAAGCGAGGAGGTGTGTATGGCGTTCGAGTGTCTGGTTTTGCTACAGAAATTCCATATGAGTGGTACAGACAAAGTATTGAGTTTACTTGTGATCCCAGTAATGTAGAGACCCTAATAAAGGCCACTATGGATGTAATTGAGAAAATAAAGGATGAAGGAGTGGCACAAACAGATGTAGTTAAGATTCAGGAAGCAATGCTTAAAAGAGCAGAGGAGGCATTGCAAAACAATGGTATGTGGGCTTCAAGGATTAAAGAAAGTTATAAATATAAAAGGGATTTAAAGAAAGTTTTATATGATATGAGTTTTATAGAAAATCTTTCGGCAAGAGATTTGCAAAAATGGGCTAGAAAGTACTTGACTGAAAAGCAATTCTCTCGATTTGTATTGCTTCCAGAAGGTAGCAAAGATTTAAATTAGTCAAAAGAAGCGGTCTCAAAAGGACTGCTTCTTAATTTTTATATATACGATTTTGATTGATGTACGTATTTTTTTGAAATCAGTGTATTGCATAATACCGATAAATCGTTAGTTCCTTCAAATATGAAAAGAATATAATTTAAATAGAAATACAGATTTTAATTCTAGTTTAAAATGTTCAAATTAGTGATAGATAAAATCTTGGACTCAATGTAAATGAATTAATCTATAGTTGTTGAACCCTTTTTAGGTAGATTCAAATCTATTGTAAATCAAAAAATCCAGTCTATATTATAGACTGGATTTTTATTGCTCCCCCTCTTGGGCTCGAACCAAGGACCCTCTGATTAACAGTCAGATGCTCTAACCAACTGAGCTAAGGAGGAAGGTGTTTAACCATTTTTGCGGTTGCAAATATAGGGCTTTTTTCAAATGCACCAAATTAAAATTGAATTTTTTCGCAACTATTTTTTCATTGGGAGGCCTTTTGTTTAAAGGTGTGAGGGCAATTGCTTGATTGCAAAGTTATTACTAATTTAGATCTTGTTGGTGAAAAATACATTTTTTTAAAAGATACTTCCTTGATTAAATAAAAATGCCATGCTAAGCACGGCATTTTTATTTTTATGAGTTTACTAGTGGTTATTTAAATAACCAGCGATAAATATCATTTCCGTTAGCAAATAAGACCAAACCTATAAGCAGGAAGAAGCCTATCATTTGAGCGTATTCTAAAACCTTATCACTTGGTTTACGACCTGTAATCATTTCGTACAACAAGAACATTACATGTCCACCATCTAATGCAGGGATTGGTAGTACGTTCATAAATGCAAGAATTATAGAAATGAAAGCGGTTGTTGACCAAAACGCTTGCCAGTCCCATGCAGGAGGGAACATGTTTCCTATGGCTCCAAATCCACCTACTTGAGAGGCACCTTTTTTAGTGAAAATATATTTGAATTGTGCTACATAATCATGAAGTGTCCAGTATCCGAATCCAAATCCCTTAGTGATCGCCTCACCGAGTGAGAATGATGTGTGTGTTATTTTAATATCTTTATAGTTTAGACTATTTATTCCTAGTTTTCCTTCGCTATCAGGGCTTAACTGAATTGTTTTTGCACTTCCCTCACGCTCCACTTCTAAGGTTACTGATTCAGTGCTTTTAATTGGAAGATTAGCCGCTAGCTCATCGAAAAATTGAATAGGTGTACCATTAACACTAATTAATTTATCTCCTTTTCTAAGCTCACTGTTAGAAGCTGGAAAACCTGCATGGATGGTGTCAATTACTGTTGACCGACGTGGAGTGAATGGTAGCATTACTCCTTTTTGGAACATATAGTTTCCTATGGTGTCTGGTAAACTGATTGCAATGGTTTGGCCATTGCGATCTATTGTCACTTCTTGTACATCGCGTACCATAAGATAGCGATTAATATCTAGGGCGTTATCAAGTGGTTGACCATTAACATGTGTGATTATGTCACCTGATGCAAAGCCAAAAATTTTCATTTCTTGAGCTACTGCATACCCATGCGGCATATCTGAAGGTTTTAATTTTTCCTGTCCCCAAACAAAAAGTATCATCATGTAAATTAGAAAGCCGAGGATTAGGTTTACCGTTACACCGCCTAACATAATTATAAGACGTTGCCAGGTAGGTTTAGAACGAAATTCCCACGGTTGAGGTGGTTGGGCCATTTGCTCTTTGTCCATGCTCTCGTCAATCATTCCTGAAATCTTAACATAGCCACCTAACGGTAACCAGCCAATTCCATAAACGGTCTCGCCAATTTTCTTTTTAAATAGAGCATATTTAACATCGAAAAACAGGAAAAATTTCTCGACACGTGTCTTGAAAATTTTTGCGGGTATAAAGTGTCCTAATTCATGTAAAACAATTAGGATAGATAAACTTAATAATAATTGTAAAGCCTTAACAATAAATGGATCCATAGTTTAGTATAAATGAAAATCGCACAAAAGTACGTTTTTCAACCTTTTAAAAAAAGTATCAATTACTAGGCTAGCATTTTTTAAGGAAAGATTAACCCAGGATAGGGATATGAAATCTTTTTTTTAATAATAGCCTTCGAATTGGATTATTGTGTTAAGAGTTGTTAATGTGAAGGACGATCCGATATTGAGGAGGTGATAACTCACTCAAAACAGTTATTTTTGTAAAAAAAATTGACATGCTTTCTTTTTTTAAAAAATTCTGGCCGGCAGCAATTACTATAGGGGTATTATCGGCTATTATTCTTCCGATGTTTTATAGTGCATTGAAGCCTGAAGAACGGTTACCTGTTTTTCAACCTGCTATGGTTAATTTTGAATTGGTAGATAGTTCAATGCAGCATATTAAAAAGTACCATACTATTGCTGATTTTCAATTAGTAAACCAAAATGGAAAAATCATTACACAAAAGGAGTATGAAAACAAAATATATATAGCAGATTTTTTCTTTACAACCTGTCCAACTATTTGTCCAGTTATGACTAAAAACATGGTAGCCATTCAAGAGGTGATAAAGAATGATCCTGATGTAATGCTTTTGTCTCATACAGTGACTCCAGATATTGATTCTGTTGCCCAGCTTAAGAAATATGCCATGGAGAAGGGGGTTATTGATAGTAAGTGGAATTTGGTAACCGGAGATAAAAAGGAAATTTATCAGCTTGCTCGTAAATCCTACTTAGCAGTTAAAGAAGATGGTGATGGCGGTCCATTTGATATGATACACACAGAAAATTTTATATTGGTTGACAAGCAAAAACGAATTAGAGGTTTTTATGACGGTACTGATGCAGAGGAGATGGAAAAACTCATAGACGATTTAAGAATTCTAAAAGCCGAAAAAGACCAACAATAGTCGAAGTAAGATTGTGAAACTGAAAGCTATTAAAGAGGACTATCTTCTCTTAATATTTTGTAAAATCTTTTCTATCCTGAGAAAATATGTTACTTTTGCTTCTTTAAAATCAATCTAAATAAGACGTAGTGACTGTAGCCGATTTAAAACGTGGTGAAAAAGGAATTATCAAAGACATTTCAGCAGATGTCATTCCGATGAAATTATTTGAGATGGGGTGCCTCCCAGGAAATGAGGTAGAAGTGATACAACTAGCACCTTTTCACGATCCAATGTATTTAAACATAAATGGATCTTTTCTAGCCATACGTAAAGAAACTGCTATTCTTATTGAAATAGATAAACTTGAGGTAAACCATTCGCTATGAGTAAACAAATAAATGTAGCACTCATTGGGAATCCAAATACAGGGAAAACCTCTGTGTTTAATCAATTAACAGGTCTAAATCAAAAAGTAGGAAATTATCCAGGTATTACAGTTGAGAAGAAAGAAGGACTGTGTAAATTACCTCGTGGTGTTAAGGCTCATATTCTAGACCTTCCAGGCACCTATAGTTTGAATGCTAATTCATTAGATGAAAATGTAGTTATTGAGCTCTTACTCAATAAGAACGATAAAGATTATCCGGATGTAGCCATATTGGTTGCTGATGTTGAGAATTTAAAAAGAAACCTACTTCTTTTTACTCAAATTAAAGATTTGGGAATACCAACAATTCTTTGCATTAACATGGCAGACCGAATGGAACGCAAAGGGATTTCGATTGATATTCCTTTATTGGAAGAAAAGTTAAAAACAAAAATTGCCCTTGTAAGTACTCGAAAAAAAACAGGAATAGATAGCCTAAAAGAACTTATTCTGGACTACAAAAATATTTCTACAGAGCCATGTGTTAATGCTTCCGTTATTGATAAGGAGTACTTCGATGGATTGCGAAAGGCTTTTCCTCAACAGGTTCTTTACAAGTTGTGGCTGGTAATTACCCAGGATGTAAATTTTGTAAATTTAGATAGGAAGCTAGTAAAAGACGCATCAGATTTTTCTACTAAATCGAAATCTGAGCTTAAACGGTTACAACAAAAAGAAACCATAATTCGCTACCAGTTCATTAATGGTGTGCTCAAGGAGGCTCACAAAGTAGATCTTAATGCAGCCAAAGGTCTTCGTAGCACCTTTGATAGAATCTTAACCCATAAGGTTTGGGGCTATGTTGTTTTCTTTTTGATTTTACTACTTATTTTCCAGGCCATCTATGACTGGAGTAGTGTTCCAATGGATTTTATTGATGCCACATTTGCATCCTTGAGTGAATGGGCAAGAGAGGTGTTGCCTGCAGGTTCATTTACAAACCTTATAGCCGAAGGGGTTATTCCAGGCATAGGAGGTATCGTTATTTTTATTCCTCAAATCGCTTTTCTTTTTCTATTCATTTCAATTCTTGAGGAGAGTGGCTATATGAGTCGTGTCGTTTTTCTTATGGATAGAACGATGCGCCGATTCGGGCTTAGTGGTAAGAGTGTTGTGCCGCTTATTTCTGGTACTGCCTGTGCTATCCCAGCTGTAATGGCAACTCGTAATATAGAGAATTGGAAAGAACGACTTATAACTATATTAGTAACACCGTTTACTACCTGCTCTGCAAGACTTCCAGTTTATTTGATTATTATTGCCTTGGTAATTCCTGAAGGTCGATTTATGGGGTTGAGTTATCAGGCTATGACCTTAATGGCATTATATCTTCTTGGATTTGGTATGGCTATAATTTCTGCAGCCATTCTTAATAAAATATTACGAATTAATAAGCGAAGTTTTTTCGTAGTTGAAATGCCAAACTATAAGGTTCCGTTGTTTAAAAATGTTACAATAACAGTGGTTGAAAAAACCAAAAGCTTTGTATTTGGCGCCGGGAAGATCATTCTTGCAATTTCTATTGTGCTTTGGTTTTTGGCATCCAATGGACCAAGTGATAAATTTCATAATGCAGAGGAAATTGTAATGGAGAGTCAAGAGACTTCTCATCTTTCAGAGGAAGAATTAGAAACACGAATTGCTTCATTTAAATTGCAAAATTCATACATTGGTATTGTTGGACAAGGTATCGAGCCAGTTATTCAACCATTGGGTTACGATTGGAAAATTGGAATTGCAATAGTGTGCTCCTTTGCAGCTAGGGAAGTATTTGTGGGAAGCTTGGCAACCATTTATAATGTGGGAAGTGAAGACGAACAAACTATAAAGAGTAGAATGGCGACAGAGATACATGAGGCTGATGGATCTAAAGTATTTGATTTTCCAGCGGGTATTTCATTACTATTATTTTATGCATTTGCCATGCAATGTATGAGTACATTAGCAGTGGTGAGACGTGAAACAAATAGCTGGAAATGGCCAATGATACAATTGGTAGCTATGAGTGGATTTGCATATGTAGTAGCTCTTATCGCATATCAATTATTAAAATAGAAATGGAATTATTTCAAGAAATAGCAATGTATTTAACCGTAGCGGGGGCACTAGGGTTCCTGCTACGCAAATATATTTTTCCTAAAAGAACTAAAAAAGGGTGCAATAGTAATTCAGGAACTAATTGTGGTTGTAGTTAATCCTAGTTGCTAATAAAAGTAAAGGCCAATAATGTCCATCCTAACGTCAGTAATAAGCCTCCTAACGGAGTTATTGGTCCTAGCCATTTCCATTTCTTTCCAAACGCGCTACTTAGACATAACCCGTAAATACTGAATGAAAATAGTAGAGTACCTATTATAATTAAATAAGCTACTGTTTTTTCTATTGAAGTTTCGAAGGAAAGAGTAATGCTTATTAAAATAAGTAAAAGGGCATGATACATTTGATATCGAACCCCTGTTTCAAAACTTTGTTGAAGTTCTGGGGTGAAAACCTTCTTTAAAGCATGAGCGCCAAAAGCACCCAATACAACAGCCAGTACCCCAAATAAAGCACCGGCTGTTTGTGTGAGTTGTATCATAGTTGAATTGTTATTTTTCTGTTATACGATATTTATCAAACCAGGCCAACGTATGTGACACTTGTGTAATCATGTTGCTAGGTCTACGAGCGATATCATGTGAAGCTCCAGGAATTTCTACCAATACCGTTTCTTTTTTACGAAGTTTAAGCGCGTGATATAATTGCTTAGCTTCGCTTGGAGGTGTTCTAAGGTCATCCATTCCGACAATAATCATTGCGGGGGTTTCCATGTTTGCTACTAAAGAGATGGGAGAAAAGTTCCAGTATCCTTCAACATTTTCCCAAGGCTGACCTGGCATACGGTAATTGGCGTAACCATAATAGTTGTCTGCCACTAAGGTTTTACTAATCCAATTAATAACTGGTTTTGCAACTACGGCTGCTTCAAATCGGTTGTTTTTTCCTATAATCCAAGCTGTCATTATTCCACCTGCACTTCCACCTGTTACATACAAGGCATCTTCATGAGCAATACCTTTTTTAATGAGCTGATCAACACCATCCATTACATCATTGTAATCCTCTCCGGGATAATTGTTATATAACAAATTGGCAAAAGCTTCTCCATAGCTTGTGCTACCTCTAGGATTAGGGTAGAAAACAATATACCCTCCAGTTGCATAAAGTTGCATTTCGGCTGAAAAACGATCTCCATAATTTAGAATAGGTCCTCCGTGATTTTCAACCATCATTGGGTATTTTTTTGTGGCATCATAATTTGGAGGATATACTATCCATCCCTGTAGTTTTCGCCCGTCGACAGAAGAAGTGTACCACATTTCTTCAACCTTTCCAAGTGTGCGGTAGGCAAGAAGGTCCTCATTAAGTTGAGTCAGTAACTTTGGTTCTGAATTTTTTCCAGAAATTACAGCAATATCGGCTGGCCTGCTAGGAGTAGTATGAGTAAAAACAATCATTCCATTTTGAGATACACTAAAAGAGCCGGAAGGGTAGGGTCTTCCAATAGATGTACCTCCAATATTATCTGCTAATTTGGTAATTTTTCCATCTATAGTGATATGACCTATTTTTGTGTTGCCAAATTCATCATAGGAGAAGTAAAGGCCTGTACTTTTTGGATCCCAAATTAGGTTGCTCATTTCACGGTCGAAATTTACACTTATGGCTCGGGAGTTAGTTCCATCGGGATTCATGAAATGTAAATGAGCAATCTGATGAGCCTGTACTTTATCTTCATAGCTTAAATAAGCTACTATTTTACCATTGGGTGCAATCTGAGGGTTGTAGTCAGGTCCCTTCTGAGAAGTTAAGGTTTCAATTTGTCCTGAGTTGGTGTGTACTCGATATACTTCACTGTTTATATAATCGTATTCCCAATCTTTGCTTCTATTAGCAGAAAAATATATATAATTCCCATCAGAGCTCCAAGATAGGTTACCACCATGATTGAAATCTCCAGAAGTGAGCTGCCTAGGTGACCCGCCATCCGCAGGTAGTGTAAAAATATGTGTATATCCTGGTGTAATATAGCCAGAACCATCAGCCTCATGTTTAAGCCTATCCGTAATTCGGGGAACATCTGCCCATTGCGCTCCTTTTGGTTTTGCTGGCATTTTTGCAATAACTGGAGGAGCCTGTGCTATTTTCATAGTAAATGCAAGCTTTGTTCCGTCCGGAGACCAAGTTATAGAAGAAGGGCTGCCTTCCAGTCGTGATATTCTAGCTAATTTGCCACTATCTACCCAATAGAGATAAATTTCAGAACCTTGATCTGTAGGGCTAATAAATGCGATACGATCTCCTTTTGGGGACCAAATTGGTGAGGATTCAGATACTTCGCGATTTGTAAGTTTCTGATGTATACTTCCATCTGTCTTCAGTAGCCATAAATTGCCAATAGATTGATCCTTAAGAATGTCAAATCCCATTCTTCTGTAAACAATATAGTCTCCGTAAGGAGCTATTTGTGGATCAGAAGCATATTCTAATTCATAAACATCTAAATAAGAAAATGCAGGTGCAGTATGTTGTGCGGAAAGCTTCAACATGCTGATAAACAATAGGGCAATAAGACTTTTATAACGCATGATAGTGTTTTTTTAAGAATTCCTAAACTTAGGAATAAAAGCAAAACGGAGCAAGCTTCTTAACCTAATGCAACATCCAGGGTCATCATGACAAGAAATCCACCTATAAATCCTAATGTGGCGATATCTGTATACTTGTCTAATTGAGTTTCAGGGATAACTTCTTCGACTACAACAAATATCATAGCTCCTGCTGCAAATGCAAGAGCATATGGGAGTATCGGAGTAAAAAAAGTTACAGCCAAAGCTCCAATTACCCCAGCAATGGGTTCCACAATTGCGGATAACTGTCCATAGAAAAAGCTTTTTTTTCTGCTAACACCCTGACGTCTTAATGGCATGGAAACTGCTACTCCTTCTGGAAAATTTTGAATTCCAATTCCGATTGCTAAAATTACGGCCCCAGCAATAGAAGCTTCGGGGATTCCGGCAGCTACACCTCCGAAAAGTACTCCAACCGCAAGTCCCTCAGGTATGTTGTGTAGGGTGATGGCCAAAACTAAAAGAGTAGTACGGTGCCAATTGGTTTCAACTCCTTCCGTTTCGCTTTGTTTGAAGTTGATATGTAGATGGGGGAGGTATTTGTCTAAGGCAAATAAGAAAAGCGCACCAAGACCAAACCCTACAGCAGCAGGGATAACTTTAGTGAACCCTTCTCCATCACTCATTGCAATGGCGGGAGCTAATAGACTCCAGAAACTTGCCGCCACCATTACTCCTCCAGTGAATCCAAGCATACCGTCAAGTACACTTCGCTTCATGGTTTTAAAGAAGAATACTAAAGAAGCTCCTAATGCTGTTACCAGCCAGGTGAAAGTAGTGGCAATTAAAG harbors:
- a CDS encoding DUF423 domain-containing protein, with the translated sequence MIQLTQTAGALFGVLAVVLGAFGAHALKKVFTPELQQSFETGVRYQMYHALLLILISITLSFETSIEKTVAYLIIIGTLLFSFSIYGLCLSSAFGKKWKWLGPITPLGGLLLTLGWTLLAFTFISN
- a CDS encoding S9 family peptidase produces the protein MRYKSLIALLFISMLKLSAQHTAPAFSYLDVYELEYASDPQIAPYGDYIVYRRMGFDILKDQSIGNLWLLKTDGSIHQKLTNREVSESSPIWSPKGDRIAFISPTDQGSEIYLYWVDSGKLARISRLEGSPSSITWSPDGTKLAFTMKIAQAPPVIAKMPAKPKGAQWADVPRITDRLKHEADGSGYITPGYTHIFTLPADGGSPRQLTSGDFNHGGNLSWSSDGNYIYFSANRSKDWEYDYINSEVYRVHTNSGQIETLTSQKGPDYNPQIAPNGKIVAYLSYEDKVQAHQIAHLHFMNPDGTNSRAISVNFDREMSNLIWDPKSTGLYFSYDEFGNTKIGHITIDGKITKLADNIGGTSIGRPYPSGSFSVSQNGMIVFTHTTPSRPADIAVISGKNSEPKLLTQLNEDLLAYRTLGKVEEMWYTSSVDGRKLQGWIVYPPNYDATKKYPMMVENHGGPILNYGDRFSAEMQLYATGGYIVFYPNPRGSTSYGEAFANLLYNNYPGEDYNDVMDGVDQLIKKGIAHEDALYVTGGSAGGIMTAWIIGKNNRFEAAVVAKPVINWISKTLVADNYYGYANYRMPGQPWENVEGYWNFSPISLVANMETPAMIIVGMDDLRTPPSEAKQLYHALKLRKKETVLVEIPGASHDIARRPSNMITQVSHTLAWFDKYRITEK
- a CDS encoding ZIP family metal transporter, translating into MFDSIISFFEKVDPVIGALIATTFTWLVTALGASLVFFFKTMKRSVLDGMLGFTGGVMVAASFWSLLAPAIAMSDGEGFTKVIPAAVGFGLGALFLFALDKYLPHLHINFKQSETEGVETNWHRTTLLVLAITLHNIPEGLAVGVLFGGVAAGIPEASIAGAVILAIGIGIQNFPEGVAVSMPLRRQGVSRKKSFFYGQLSAIVEPIAGVIGALAVTFFTPILPYALAFAAGAMIFVVVEEVIPETQLDKYTDIATLGFIGGFLVMMTLDVALG